GGCCAAAGTGCCCGTAACCGTGCAGCTAGAGCGGCTGGAGCAACCGTTCTTCAAGATTAGGACCGTGGCTGAAGCCAAGCAGTTTCTGCGGCAACAGCCGCAGTTTACGACGTATTTTCTGGGGCGCAAGCAGTTTCCGTCGGAAGATATCCTGGCCCAAAAGCTGGTAAGCTTGTCGACCAACGCGGGCCTGCAGAAGCTAGGGCAGGAATCGGAAGCTGCGTTTAAGGACACACAGTCGTTGCAGGGGCAACTGAAGCAGTTATTTCAGCACGTGCGCTACTATTTCCCAACTTTCCAGGTGCCGCCGGTCAAGACTTTTGTGAGCGGGCTGAGCCAGGATTTGTTTGTGAATGACAGCCTGATGGTGCTTAGCATCGACTTTTTTGCCGGCCCCAAAGCCAGCTACCGGCCCAACGTGCCCGAGTACATTCTGCGCCGCTATGAGCCGGCTTACCTGATTCCCACAGCGGCGCTGGCCATTTCCAGCAAGTACAACCAGAAAAAGCTCACCGACCAGACTATGCTCAGCGAGATGGTGCAGTTTGGTAAGTCGCTGTACTTCGCCGAGAAAGTGCTGCCCTGCACTGCCGATACGTTGCTCATTGGCTTTACAGGACCGGAAATGGCCAACCTGCAATTCAACGAAGGCAAGGTCTGGGCGCACTTCATTGAGAAGAACCTGCTCTATAACACCAGCCCGTTTACCATCCAGAAGTATATTGGGGAGCGGCCCAACGTGCCCGAAATCGACAAAACCTGCCCCGGTCGGGTAGGGGCCTGGGTCGGCTGGCAGATCGTGCGCAAGTACATGGCCGACCACCCCAACGTGACCCTGGCCCAGCTCATGGCCCAGAAAGACCCGCAGCGCATCCTGAATGAGTCGCGCTACCGGCCGAAGCGAAAGTAATTTTAAATGCTGTAGCCTACATGGTGAATGGGAAGACCGATTTTATAGTAGCACTCCCCTCCATAATTCAGCCTTCAGCATTCACCACTCATCATTTCTGCCGTGCACATTGCCGTTTTCAGCCAGTACCACACTAATCCTGACTGTCCGGCAACGAGCCGCCATTACTCTTTGCTGGCCCACCTAGCGAAGTCGCACCGCGTTACGCTTATTACCACCCGCACCTGGGAGGCCCAGCGCCTGACGCAGGCGTATCCGTGGTTGCCGGAGGGCGTAGAAATGCGGGCCGCTGAGGTGCCCTACGAAAACAAGATGGGTGTAGCCCGGCGGGTGCTGTCATTTGGGCAGTATGCTGCTTACGCCGTGCGGGAAGGCCTGAAGTTGGAGCGGCCCGACGTTATCTGGGGCATTTCCACGCCCCTAACAGCTGCTTGGGCTGCGGCCCAAGTAGCCAAGCGGCGCGGTGTGCCGTGGGTGTTTGAGGTGCAGGATCTGTGGCCGTCCTTTCCTATTGCTATGGGAGCTGTGCCCACGCGCTGGGCCCAAAACCGGTTGTTTGCCCTCGAAAAAAGCCTGTACCACAGTGCCCGCCACATTCTGCCTTTGTCGCCGGATATGACGCGCTACGTCGAAAACCGGGGTATTGCGCCCAGCAAAATCACGACGGTGCTAAACGGTACTGATTTGGATTTGGCCGCGCTGGCCACTCCCGAGAATGTAGCCAAGCTGCGTGCCGAGTCCGGGCTGGAGGGTAAGCAGGTTATTCTCTACGCGGGCACCTTCGGGCGGGCCAATGATATTCCGACGTTGGTAGCCGCCGCCGAGGCCCTGGCTCTGGCGCAGCCCGGCGTGGCATGGCTATTTATGGGTCTGGGGTTTCACGAGCCCCTGGTGCGGGCCGCTGCTCGGCGCTGCCCGGCTATTCGGCTGGTGCCACCTCAGCCCCGGCACGCCGTGTTTAGCTGGTTTAAGCTGGCCGATATTTCCGTGGTATCCTTTCTCGATCTGCCCGTGTTGGATGCCAACTCCCCAGCCAAATTCTACGACAGTCTGGCCGTAGGCACTCCGGTAGTAGTCACCAATCAGGGCTGGACGAAGCAGCTGGTAGAGCAGCAGGCCTGCGGCTGGTATGCCCCGGCCGGCAACGCTCCGGCCCTGCAGCAATTGCTAACCGATGTACTGGCTCAGCCCCAGCTGCTAATCGAAACCGGTCGCCGGGGGCAGCAGGCAGCGGCTACCCAATTTAACCGGCAGCGCATTGCCCAAACCATTCAAGAAATCCTCGAAACCAGTTCCGTAGTTTAAACCTGGGAGAACTAGTTTTGTACTAAGTTGTACTGATTACTCTGGAATTCTCAGATTTCCACGGTAGTGGCGGGGTCTAGGTCCGCGGCGCTGGGCTTGCCGAAATGGGAGGCGTAGTACTTGCAAAAGTCCTTTAGCGGGCAGATTCCGCACTTTGGCGTGCGGGCCACGCACACATAACGGCCGTGCAGAATTAGCCAGTGGTGGGCTTTGGGAATTAGCTTCTCGGGTATATAACGCACCAGCTCTTTTTCCACTGCCAGGGGTGTCGTGGCTTTTTGGGTTACGAGGCCCAGGCGGTGCGACACCCGAAAGACGTGGGTATCGACGGCCATGGCGGGCTGGTTGTAAATGACCGAGACGATGACGTTAGCCGTTTTACGGCCCACGCCCGGCAGGCGCTGCAGCTCCTCAATCGTGCTGGGTACCTCCGAGTTGAATTCCTCGACTAGCAGGCGGCCTAAGCCCGCCAGGTGCTTGGCTTTGTTATTGGGGTAAGAAACGCTGCGAATAAACGGAAATATCTCCTCGGCCGAAGCCAGAGCCAGGTGAGCCGGCGTCGGAAATTGCTCTAGCAAAGCCGGCATAATCTGATTGACGCGCTTATCGGTGCACTGGGCACTGAGTACCACGGCCACAATCAGCTCGTAGGGGTTGCCGTAGTGCAGCTCCGTTTTGGGCTCGGGAAAGTGAGTCGTGAAGTAATTGAGGAAATGGCGGAACCGCTCGGGCTTGCGCATGGCTGGAAGCTGATAAGCACTGGAAGAGCAGCAAAATAACGCCAAAAAAAGTCATCCTGAGCTCGGCAGGCTCTCCTTACTGCCTGCCGAACACCCTTAAAGAGGGTGGTGCAGAACAGCAAGCCGGCTTGCAAGCTCAGGATGATAAGGGAGGTTAATCTTTTACCCAGCCTTGAGAAAAGTGCGGGAGTACTGCAGAATTGAATCGGTGGTCCGCTTGCTGGGGGCACTTTTAAGGCCATCCAGGCAGCGCTGGGCTAGGAGGAGGTCGGCGCAGACGGTTGCCAGTTCGGCGTCGTGGAGCAGGGCGCGCTCAATCTCCTGGTGCTCATTAGCCGGCAATTCGTTGTATACGTACCGGAGCAGCTTCTCGTGGGTAAAGGTTTTGATCATAGAAAACGGGTTGTGCGGCCATCTTCTTCCGCAGGTTAATCAGCGCGTAACGCATGCGTCCCAACGCTGTGTTGATGCTAACCCCCGTCGCGTCCGCAATTTCCTGAAAGCTCATGTCGCCGTAATGACGCATGATGAGCACTTCTTTCTGCACTGCGGGCAGGTCTTGGATTAGCTCCCGAAGACGGGCGTGGGTTTCCTCACGGGTGATGGCAGCCTCCGCTCCCTCTTCTGCCAACGACAACGAATTGAACGCATGACTTGTTGTGTCAAGATTTAATAAAGGACTGCGTTTTTCGCGGCGGAAAAAGTCAATTGCCAGATTATGAGCGATACGGCAGATCCAGGACGAGAATTTTCCTTCCTCGTTGTAGCGGCCACTCTTCATGGTGTGGATAGCTTTGATAAAGGTATCCTGCAGCAAATCTTCGGCGACGTCTTCATCGCGCACGATCAGCATAATCGTGGTGAAAACGCGGCTTTTGTGCCGATCTAGCAATAGGGCAAAGGCATCTTCCTTACCGGCGATGTAAAGGGTTATGAGAGCGGAGTCGCTCGGCTGCAAGGTGTCCATAAAGGCTACGGGTTAGAGGAACGTAGAGCTTTAGGCCATAGAGTGCAGTTGCCGGTGAAATCGAGAAAGTTTCTGAAGAGCAGATGAAGTTTCCAAATGTAGAAAACGGCAACACCATTCGCAACGAGTGGTTGCTTCAAAACCAAAATAATTTTTGCCTTTTGAAACAAATTATTGAATAGAGTATATCAACTATTTCAAATTGAAGGCACTAACGAAAAAATTTATTGCCTCTGGGTTCGTTATCGCGGGCATTTTAAGCTAAAAAAGCCCGCCAAAGCGGGCTTCTACACGGGCCGGGTGAAAAGATCAGCGGCGGAGCTGGGAGTCAATGGTCTGGAGCTGGCTATCGATAGACGCCGCCCCAGGATTCTGGCCAACGGCAGTTTTGGCACGCTCGGCAAGGCGGTCGGAAAGCTGCTCGAGCAGCTGCAAGCGCTGCTCGGTGCGGCGCAGCTCGTTGGCCAGGCGCTGAGGTACCGGAGTCAGGACGGTGGTACCGGGCAACTGGGTTTCGGTGGGCTGTCCGGTGACCTGGCGGGCGCGCTGCTCGATGGCCGGCGCCGACATCATGTCGTCGGTGAAATTGACGATGTTACCCTGCAGATTGACAGCCTTGCCCTCGGACAGCATCTGACGGGTGCCATCTTTGCTGATCATGATGCCATCGGGGCGCACCACTAGGCCGTTGTCCATCGTGACGGGGGCCGAAAGGCGAGACATCTGGCCAGCCTGAATGCGCATGGTAAGTCCGTTGCGGCGAGCTACGCCGTCTTTCAGGGAAGGTGCCGCCGCCGAAGTGGCCGGCGGCGTGGCTTGAGCCAAAGCGGGAGCGGCAGACAGCAAAAGGCCGGCGAGGGCAAAGCAGGCAAGCGTGGCGTAGTGCATGATGGCGGGCAGAGGTGGAAACCAAATCAACCAGGCCACAGCGGCCGGTACTGCTGCTGACGCGCTTTGCTGCGGGAAGGTTACGCGTTGGACTCGTGGGCCCGGCGGCGGGCCAGCCAGTCGGTGGCCTGGCCTTCGTCGCTGAAGAGGCGCACGTGGCAGTCGGCGTTGGAAACCAGCGGTGCCCCATTCTCCTGATCCACGTTGCTCAAATGGGCTGGCGACATCAAAAATGCCAAATACACCCGGCCGCCGAGCAGGGGCGTGAGTCGGGGCAGAAAAGTGGACAGCACCCACTGGGTGGAGTCTTCGCTGATGGTGCCGCGGCGGCGCAGGTCGAGCAGCCAATAGCGGACTTTCTGGGGGGCGGCTACGCGCAACGTAGCCTCATAGCCCTGCTGCACTTCGGCCGGGCTGACCTGGCGCAACCAGCGGCCCAGCAGCGTACCCAGGTCTTCGCGCAGGGTAAGCTCCACAAAATCGGCAACGGCAGTGACAGTAGGCACGGGCATCGGGGGAGAAGGGTGAACGGCCAGAAAACCAGCGGGGCAGGCAAGTAAGATAGGTAAATCGGGGAATTATACAAACCCAGCCCCGCGGAAAACCGGCGTAGAACTCGGCTTTACGGCTCTTCTACGCGCCGTCTGTGCGCTAGAGCCCGACCTGAACCGTGACTTTTGGCCCCACTTTCGGTTTACCTTTGCCCTGCTTCCTTCTCCTGTTCCTGCTTTATGGCTGCTGATACTTCGCCCACATCCCACGACCCGTACGCGGCACTCCGAATTCCTGATTTTCGTCGGCTGATTTCGGCCCGGGTGTGTTTCACGGTGGCTACCAGAGTGCAGGGCCTGGTGGTAGCCTGGCAGATCTTCCGGCTGACCAACGACCCGTTGGCCTTGGGCTTCATCGGGCTGGCCGAGGCGCTGCCCAGCATTGGCGTCTCGCTGTACGCCGGGCACGTAGCCGATTCGGTGAAGCGCAAAAACATCATTATCGTGACCGTGGCGGTGCTGCTGCTGTGCGCGGCGGCGCTCTGGGCGCTGGCCTCGCCGGCGGGCTTGCCGCTGCTGGCCAAGGGCTCGTTGTACACGCTGCCGCTGTACGTAGTTATCTTTATCAGCGGCATTGCCCGCGGGTTTCTGGGGCCGGCCTTGTTTTCGTTTATGCCCCAGCTGCTGCCTAACCGGGATAAGCTGGCCAACGCCATTACCTGGAACAGCACGACCTATCAGGCCTCGGCGGTGCTGGGGCCGGCCATTGGCGGCTATCTGGTGGCCCACCTGGGCGTGGCCAACTCCTACGCCGTGGCTACGGCCTTGCTGCTGCTGGCTTTGCTGCAATTTGCTGGTATTGCCTCACGGCCCTTGCCGCCGCGGGAGGGTGAAAAGCTGAGCTTGCAGGAAAGCGTGCTGAGCGGGCTGAAATTCATTTTCAGCAATCAGCTGGTGCTGGCGGCCCTGGCACTGGATATGTTTGCCGTGCTCTTCGGCGGGGCCGTGGCGCTGCTGCCGGTATTTGCCGTGGATATTCTGCACGTGGGGGCGGCCGGGCTGGGCCATCTGGAGGCGGCGCCGGCCGTGGGCTCGGTACTGATGGCCGTAGTGCTGACGTATTTCCCGCTCAAGCGCCACGCCGGGCGTAAGCTCCTGTGGGCCGTGGCCGGCTTCGGGGCCGCTACCATTGCCTTTGCCTTGTCCACCAATTTCTGGCTGTCGTTGGGACTACTGTTTCTGACGGGCGTCTTCGATTCGGTATCGGTGATTGTGCGCTCCACGCTGATTCACACCTACACGCCGGAATACATGAAGGGCCGAGTCTCGGCCGTCAACAATATCTTCATTGGGTCGAGCAACGAAATCGGGGCCTTCGAATCGGGGGCGGCGGCCAAGCTCATGGGGGTGGTGCCCTCGGTGGTGTTTGGCGGCATCATGACCATTGTGGTGGTGCTCTTTACAACCTGGCGGGCCGACAAGCTGCGGAGCCTGGATATGACCCCGCCCAAGCCTGAGCCGGTAGCCTAGACCGGAATTATGTAGCATAAGTATGTGAGGGAAGCGTAGCCAGAACGCTATATAGTGTAGATTTGCCCCCGAATTATGCCACTTCCCGGCACCTTATGGCTTAGCGGCCACCCCGCGCTATGGCTACTTCCGATACCTCCGACGCGTTAGAAGCGCGGCTGGCCCACTTACGGGCCACCGACGCCGAAGCCTTTATGGAGGTGCTGTTCCGGGAATTCTACCGCCCTTTGGGCAACGTGATTCAGCGGGTCGTGAAAGATAAGGAAGCCACCGAGGACCTGTTGCAGGACGTGTTTCTGCGCATCTGGAACGGCCGCGAGACGCTGGTTATCAGCACTACCTACCGGGCCTACCTGTACCGGGCGGCCCTGAATGCGGCCCTGCGCTACCAGGAGCGGGGCCAGCGGCAAGTAGCCTGGGACGATGCCCCGGCCGCCGCCGAGCCCCGCGAAGACAATGCCCTGCACGCTCTCTACCACCGGGAAGCCGAAGACTCAGTGGAAGCCGCCCTCGACCAACTGCCGCCCCAGTGCCGGGTGGTGTTCACGATGAGCCGCTACGAGGAAATGAGCTACCAGGAAATTGCCGACACCCTGGAAATTTCCCCTAAAACCGTGGAAAACCAGATGGGCAAGGCCCTGCGCATTATGCGGCAGCAGCTCAGCAGCGTGCTCAAAAACCTGTATTCATTGCTGCTGTAGCGTGGCTTAGAAAAATATTTTCGCAGCGGCGTAGGGGTAGGAGCCGGGTTGCGGATCAGAGAGGAAAGCATTCATTTCCTGACCTCAACTTTTTCCGGCTATGAAAAACCTCTTCTGCCTCAGCCTACTGACTTTGACCCTGGGCCTGACCGCCTGTGACTGCGACGACGTCTTCCCCGACAAAGTAACCGGCAGCGGCCCGGTGGTAACCGAAAACCGCACCGTGGCCAACTTCTCCCGTCTCGACCTGAACGTGGATGCTGAAGTATTCTTAACCCAGGGGCCCAGCCAAACGGTGCGCGTAGAGGCACAGCAAAACATCCTGGATGTGCTGCAAACCAACGTGAGCGGCGAAAAGCTGTCCATCCGCTACGGCCGGGTAAATGTGCGCCGGCACGAGCCCGTCAAGGTGTTTATCGTGACACCGAGCCTGAGCGACGTGGCCGTGTCGGGCTCGGGCAACGTGGTGGGGCAAAGCGCCTGGCGGACCGATAACCTGGACCTGAGCCTGTCGGGCTCGGGCGGTATCGAACTGGCTGTGACCGGAACCCAGAACCTGCGCACCGATATTTCGGGCTCGGGGAAGGTGCGCCTGGCCGGCGATGCCCGCCGCGCTGACGTGCATATCAGCGGCTCGGGGGCCGTCGAGGGCTACCCGCTGACGGTACAGCAGGCTGAGGTCAGCCTGAGTGGCTCGGGCAGCACCTACCTGACCATTACCCAAGCCCTGAATGCCTCCATCAGTGGTTCGGGCAAAGTCTACTACCGGGGCCGGCCCAGCGTGACGGCCCACACCTCCGGCTCAGGCCGGGTAGTAGATGCCAACTAGCCTGGGCGAGGCTTCCGGCAAACTTTTACAAACGGACAGGGCCGTTTGCCCAAATCGACGGGACCTTTTTCAAAATCGTCCCGTCGATTTCAAAAATGAACGGGTTCGTTTTTTCGCCTCTCTGACAGTATTTATGCCGCTGGCCCGTCTGTCCAGCCAATGCTCACTCTTCTCTTTGTCTGAACTTCATTTGCTCGTGTAGCTATGCTTCGACTTATCACGCTTTTATCCCTGCTGTTTCTCCTGCTGACCCCTGTTGTCTGGGCGCAGCCAACGGGCCCGGCCGCTACCGGCAAGGTAACGGTGAGCGGTTACCTCAAAGATGCCGCCAACGGCGAGGCCCTGGTGGGCGCTACGGTGGTGGTGAAAAGCATTGGGGTGGGCGCCACAGCCAATGAGTACGGCTTTTATTCTCTGACCTTGCCCAGGGGCACTTACACCATTACCTATACTTTTCTGGGCTATGAGCCCCAAAACGTGACGCTTACGCTAAGTGAAAACGTAACCCGCTCTATCCGGCTCGGCGCCCAGGGCCTGCAAACCGGCGAAGTAGTGGTAACCGGACGCAAGCCCGACGAGAACGTGCGCAGCACCGAAATGGGCACCAACCGCCTGGATATGAAAACCGTGAAGCTGGTGCCGGCTTTGCTGGGCGAAGTCGACGTGATTCGCAGCATTCAACTCCTGCCCGGCATCAGTACGGTGGGCGAGGGAGCCTCGGGCTTCAACGTGCGCGGTGGGGGCGTGGACCAAAACCTGATTCTGCTCGACGAGGCCCCGATTTACAACGCCTCCCACTTGTTTGGCCTGTTCTCGACCTTCAACCCTGATGCCGTTAAGGACATCAAGCTGGTGAAGGGCGGCATCCCGGCCCAGTACGGTGGCCGGCTTTCCAGCCTGCTCGACGTGCGCATGAAGGAAGGCAACACCCAGCGCCTGGGCGTGAGTGGGGGCGTGGGGCTGATTATGTCGCGCCTGGCCGTGGAGGCGCCCATTGTGAAAGACAAAGGCTCGTTTATCGTGGCCGGGCGGCGCTCCTACGGGGACTTGTTCCTGAAGTTCGTGCCCGACCAGAAAGACAACCAGGCCTATTTCTACGACCTCTCGGCCAAGGCCAACTACACCCTGGGCGAGAAGGACCGGCTCTACGTGTCGGGCTACCTGGGACGGGACGTGTTTGCCTTCGGCAAGGCCTTTAAGAATACGCTGGGCAACCGGACCGGCACCGTGCGCTGGAACCACGTGTTCAACTCCCGGCTGTTTGCCAACGTGACGGGCCTGGTCAGCAAGTACGACTACGGCCTGGGTGTGCCTGAGGGCAACCAGTCGTTTGAGTGGAAGTCGAACATCGTCAATTACAGTCTCAAGGCCGACTTCAACTACTACCGCACGCCCCAGAGCACGCTCAACTTTGGGGTGAGCAGCATCTACTACACCTTCCTGCCCGGCCAAGTCACGCCGCTAAGCCCCACGTCTATCTTCCGGCCCATTGCCCTCGACAACCAGCAGGCCGTGGAGTACGGAGCCTATATCGACAATGAGCAGACTTTTTCGCCCCGTCTTTCGGCCCAGTACG
Above is a genomic segment from Hymenobacter cellulosivorans containing:
- a CDS encoding TonB-dependent receptor, coding for MLRLITLLSLLFLLLTPVVWAQPTGPAATGKVTVSGYLKDAANGEALVGATVVVKSIGVGATANEYGFYSLTLPRGTYTITYTFLGYEPQNVTLTLSENVTRSIRLGAQGLQTGEVVVTGRKPDENVRSTEMGTNRLDMKTVKLVPALLGEVDVIRSIQLLPGISTVGEGASGFNVRGGGVDQNLILLDEAPIYNASHLFGLFSTFNPDAVKDIKLVKGGIPAQYGGRLSSLLDVRMKEGNTQRLGVSGGVGLIMSRLAVEAPIVKDKGSFIVAGRRSYGDLFLKFVPDQKDNQAYFYDLSAKANYTLGEKDRLYVSGYLGRDVFAFGKAFKNTLGNRTGTVRWNHVFNSRLFANVTGLVSKYDYGLGVPEGNQSFEWKSNIVNYSLKADFNYYRTPQSTLNFGVSSIYYTFLPGQVTPLSPTSIFRPIALDNQQAVEYGAYIDNEQTFSPRLSAQYGLRLSMFDYLGGGTVYDYEGPNGRQKTPVNPRQYGSGEVIKRYPNLEPRASLRYVLTDNSSLKASYNRMVQYIHLVSNTTASSPLDVWTPSTKNIKPEHADQIALGYFRNFQDNAYEASVEVYGKRMDNQIDYINGANTLLNKNLEAELLYGRGRAYGAEFYAKKNEGKMTGWISYTLSRSERQIDGINNNDWYVNKYDKTHYLSVVGIYTLSPRWTVSGTFNYSTGIATTFPDSRYVYQGLVVPNVNGDVRNNYRVPAYHRLDLAATREGKIDPSKRWHSSWTFSVYNAYARRNAYSIYFRQNEDNPAKTEAVRLAVFGSVLPSVSYNFNF
- a CDS encoding head GIN domain-containing protein is translated as MKNLFCLSLLTLTLGLTACDCDDVFPDKVTGSGPVVTENRTVANFSRLDLNVDAEVFLTQGPSQTVRVEAQQNILDVLQTNVSGEKLSIRYGRVNVRRHEPVKVFIVTPSLSDVAVSGSGNVVGQSAWRTDNLDLSLSGSGGIELAVTGTQNLRTDISGSGKVRLAGDARRADVHISGSGAVEGYPLTVQQAEVSLSGSGSTYLTITQALNASISGSGKVYYRGRPSVTAHTSGSGRVVDAN
- a CDS encoding RNA polymerase sigma factor, which encodes MDTLQPSDSALITLYIAGKEDAFALLLDRHKSRVFTTIMLIVRDEDVAEDLLQDTFIKAIHTMKSGRYNEEGKFSSWICRIAHNLAIDFFRREKRSPLLNLDTTSHAFNSLSLAEEGAEAAITREETHARLRELIQDLPAVQKEVLIMRHYGDMSFQEIADATGVSINTALGRMRYALINLRKKMAAQPVFYDQNLYPREAAPVRIQRIAG
- the nth gene encoding endonuclease III, yielding MRKPERFRHFLNYFTTHFPEPKTELHYGNPYELIVAVVLSAQCTDKRVNQIMPALLEQFPTPAHLALASAEEIFPFIRSVSYPNNKAKHLAGLGRLLVEEFNSEVPSTIEELQRLPGVGRKTANVIVSVIYNQPAMAVDTHVFRVSHRLGLVTQKATTPLAVEKELVRYIPEKLIPKAHHWLILHGRYVCVARTPKCGICPLKDFCKYYASHFGKPSAADLDPATTVEI
- the gldB gene encoding gliding motility lipoprotein GldB, giving the protein MTYIPAYLRRLLFSFLSSGLLLSSCTSNETCSADPEVAKVPVTVQLERLEQPFFKIRTVAEAKQFLRQQPQFTTYFLGRKQFPSEDILAQKLVSLSTNAGLQKLGQESEAAFKDTQSLQGQLKQLFQHVRYYFPTFQVPPVKTFVSGLSQDLFVNDSLMVLSIDFFAGPKASYRPNVPEYILRRYEPAYLIPTAALAISSKYNQKKLTDQTMLSEMVQFGKSLYFAEKVLPCTADTLLIGFTGPEMANLQFNEGKVWAHFIEKNLLYNTSPFTIQKYIGERPNVPEIDKTCPGRVGAWVGWQIVRKYMADHPNVTLAQLMAQKDPQRILNESRYRPKRK
- a CDS encoding MFS transporter; translation: MAADTSPTSHDPYAALRIPDFRRLISARVCFTVATRVQGLVVAWQIFRLTNDPLALGFIGLAEALPSIGVSLYAGHVADSVKRKNIIIVTVAVLLLCAAALWALASPAGLPLLAKGSLYTLPLYVVIFISGIARGFLGPALFSFMPQLLPNRDKLANAITWNSTTYQASAVLGPAIGGYLVAHLGVANSYAVATALLLLALLQFAGIASRPLPPREGEKLSLQESVLSGLKFIFSNQLVLAALALDMFAVLFGGAVALLPVFAVDILHVGAAGLGHLEAAPAVGSVLMAVVLTYFPLKRHAGRKLLWAVAGFGAATIAFALSTNFWLSLGLLFLTGVFDSVSVIVRSTLIHTYTPEYMKGRVSAVNNIFIGSSNEIGAFESGAAAKLMGVVPSVVFGGIMTIVVVLFTTWRADKLRSLDMTPPKPEPVA
- a CDS encoding RNA polymerase sigma-70 factor; protein product: MATSDTSDALEARLAHLRATDAEAFMEVLFREFYRPLGNVIQRVVKDKEATEDLLQDVFLRIWNGRETLVISTTYRAYLYRAALNAALRYQERGQRQVAWDDAPAAAEPREDNALHALYHREAEDSVEAALDQLPPQCRVVFTMSRYEEMSYQEIADTLEISPKTVENQMGKALRIMRQQLSSVLKNLYSLLL
- a CDS encoding glycosyltransferase family 4 protein, coding for MHIAVFSQYHTNPDCPATSRHYSLLAHLAKSHRVTLITTRTWEAQRLTQAYPWLPEGVEMRAAEVPYENKMGVARRVLSFGQYAAYAVREGLKLERPDVIWGISTPLTAAWAAAQVAKRRGVPWVFEVQDLWPSFPIAMGAVPTRWAQNRLFALEKSLYHSARHILPLSPDMTRYVENRGIAPSKITTVLNGTDLDLAALATPENVAKLRAESGLEGKQVILYAGTFGRANDIPTLVAAAEALALAQPGVAWLFMGLGFHEPLVRAAARRCPAIRLVPPQPRHAVFSWFKLADISVVSFLDLPVLDANSPAKFYDSLAVGTPVVVTNQGWTKQLVEQQACGWYAPAGNAPALQQLLTDVLAQPQLLIETGRRGQQAAATQFNRQRIAQTIQEILETSSVV
- a CDS encoding DUF6799 domain-containing protein, with translation MHYATLACFALAGLLLSAAPALAQATPPATSAAAPSLKDGVARRNGLTMRIQAGQMSRLSAPVTMDNGLVVRPDGIMISKDGTRQMLSEGKAVNLQGNIVNFTDDMMSAPAIEQRARQVTGQPTETQLPGTTVLTPVPQRLANELRRTEQRLQLLEQLSDRLAERAKTAVGQNPGAASIDSQLQTIDSQLRR